TTGTGatgatttgaaatatttttttgcgaaCAACCTACGGGTGGGCGATGCGACTATATCAGTCACCATGAATAGCTTTATTTAGTTCACTGCTGGAACAAAGGCCTTTCCCAACAGGACGGTTTGCCTATAAGCACCACGCCAGTGTATTGCTTATAGGCTGACAGAGGTTGGTGATTACAGAAGATTGTAGTTCGgaggacactgctgcccgttctctgttagaTGAAAGTAGGGGATTCTATACTTGTAAAAAATTgggatcaaaataaatataaaaaaaaggataatttttaagcatttattagttgttgttattaattaaaatggagCATTTATTTCGCCCTATGCAACATATTAAAAGTGTAGCTCTTGTTaactaaaagaaaaacatattagaagtaaattagatgataataatataatggttAAGCAGTTCACTGGTACTTTGACAGTTAGCCTTTAAGGCTAGACATTCCAGCTCTCATGATTTCATCAACAAGAAGGAGGTTGCTGGCAATAACTGAACAAGAGTTTATGATCTGCTTCTTCACAATATAGTTGTCATATATACCTAAATCGGCTGGTTTAATTGCTTCCCCAGTACTAAGGTCTAAACCAATAGGATCAGGGCTTAGTCGTGATTCCTCTTGAAGTTTGACAATAGTATCTTGAGCATCATACCCTGAATTCACTGCCAAAGTTTTCGGAATAATTAATAGTGCTTCGGCATATGCTTGGATACCAAGGCGAGCCTTTCCCTTTACAGAGTCTTTGTACTTTTGCAGTTCAATATTAGCTTTAATCTCAAAAGCACCTGCTCCAGGCACAACACACTTATCCTCAATTGCATTGTTGATTGCTCTAAGGCCATCGCGAACTGCATCTTTAATTTGTGTTAAAGTGTACTTATTAGGGCCTTTAATTAGGATTGTGACTGACTGAGGGTTTTTGCACTCCTCTACAAAGGTATATTTCTCCTCTCCAAGGATATGTTCATAAACCACTCCAGCAAATCCAAGGAGCTCCTCAGTCAGATCATCCACAGAATTCATAGCAGTTCCTCCACAGGCTAAAGCCAACCGTTCCATATTACGTCTCTTGGCTCTACGGAGAGCGATCATACCCTCTTTAGCAAAAGCATCAAGTGAAAGAGGATCAATTCCCTTCTGGTTTATAACCACAAATGTCTTATTGGTGCCATCACACAGCTTTTTCTTTAAAGCAATTATCTGCAAtaaacagaaatatatatattaatacatcAGATTAAAACTGGCTTTCCAAAGTAAACTGAAtatagtttttcaaaataatcacaatattattattaccttctTAACCCGCTGGTCAATAAAATCTCTTTCCGCTGCAACAAGTTTTTCGCGGTCTTCAGCTGATTTATAGAAGAAACCTGAGTTAACTTCTGTCTTCTCATATTCAAGGGAAACATTGCAAGTCAATATATAGGCATTTTCGACACGCTTCGGCATATCAGGATGACGCGCCCCATGATCCATCACTAAACCtgaaacataattaattaacagaATTCTATAAAACTTTAAAGGTGTGAACGCAacgaaaataaaagttttttgattTCTAAGGTGATGTTATGACTGATGTTGCAACAGCAATATCTGTCAATTGAGCAAGATATTTTTTAGTTAGTCTGCTTTTCTAAAATGCTGATACATTTCATAGTGGTGTTGCAGTttgtttctataataataagttgTCTGGGTTAGCTCCAAGTTACACcagactatagtcgtaaaaatgtaataggcccgttttgacatttgtcatcgcgacgtaactagttatgcaaccataagactcgggactcgatactcacgataaatcaattcaagtttgtatcagtacttgattgatattattatgtattgtaaagtgttcgttcgttcaaagtattcctttaacttcacaaccaatacgcgtgactggctgttgattatacgtccacttttcaacatgttgaaacagagttagtactatataacaaacacaaaaatcgagtcaaatcactatgtttaaattaatgtccaaaatagaagagccatagttaacgtaataataaacaatatatatcaaacttaaacgagcgcacagtcaactttacaagatgaggaacgaaaaactgcgcagtgcgcgcggggacgcttcagtcatgtgccgcttggtcagatacatcaactcagactctttatttagaacccattttgagaaccaagctcattctttgcagtaaagataactacacaatatttaattttgatattcagtaaaaaaatggttacagctctagtataaaaaaaaaagactgagaacttaactgttttcggaaggtttcgcaacaattataaattataatatatatcataagtaattgatttttattttattgtttctttcatttttgttccaagttacattgtATGGTCTTGcaaaaatgtcaaaacgggcctattacatttttacgactataattcTCCTTATACTAATACTTGTAAGGTGTATTGTGGAGATGCCAGCAATATCAGTTATATGGTAGAGCTAAGTTTGtgacaatatattttttgcatgaaaACTTGAAAGTGGTGTTGTTAAGTAGTTTAATatcaaagaaaagaaaactttgCTAGAATAATGTTCATCTTTTAGGCTTTTTAGCCTAGTAAGAGTCTGCTTTACCAGTTGATTGAGTGACCTTAGTTTGAGAAGGTTGTTTTGTGGCCTAGCACAACAATAAAATTCTTCTCAAATTTTACTCATCCAATCAGCTCATGATTGGATGAGTAAAATTTGAGAAGATTACCACAGGTGTTACCACAGTCCTAGtttgagcacaaaagatcctggagggtcaaAGTGCATCCGCTGAGGCGGGCCTctttacaagatagatagataccatAGTCCTATGGTAAGTATTGGTAATGTCTTATTTCATAATGGTATCAAAATTTGGCAGTGTACAGGTTTGGAAAACTAGATGGATTCTAAAGTTTATTAATGGTCTACAAAAATCATGCTTAGAAAAAATTTAGATACCTTTGATAAGTGACGTCTCAGTTGCAGTCTTGTGTTGCATTTCCATGAGCTCTACCATGTGTAGATCAACAGGTTTGCCTGGGGTGCGTATAGCTAGCACACCATCAACACAAGCAGCTGTTAATACATCAGCTAGACTTGGATGAACCTGTAAAGGCACCAAATTATCTTTAATATAGATGTACTtgctattgtttaaaatttaactattaacACTGCTCACAATTGTTGTAAACTCTGCACTAAATTGTAGAAAATTATACGCTTATTTGAGTCACTGCGTACATGTAATGCAAAACAATGAATTGTGTTATTCGCTATGAGGCCTTCAGGCCTTACAAGTTAATGTGGCAGTGCTGACTCACACCCTGGCCTCCTAAGAAGGCTTGAGCGACTCAGCAGGCAATGGCGAGAGCTGTTCTGGAAGTATCCGTAAAGAACTAGAGTTAGCAACATCACTCAATACATTgtaaagctaaagtggcaatgggcagagCACATCTCTTAGAGATACAATGGATGTTGGGGCCCCAAGTTACTGGAATGGCGATTCTGCACCGGATAACACAGGGTTGGGCAACCCTAAAAGAGTTGGAcagaggagaaaaaaaaatattaccttaGTCTTTAATGAAGTTCGTGCAACATCAAGCAGATTTTCTCTTTTAATATCAATTGGAACTTTCATAGTCTCTAGTATTTCAAGAGCCTTAATGCGGGCCACATCATAACCTTCAGTGACAATTCTTGGATGCAAacctaaaaatgttatattataattcataCAATTCTTAAGACTCCTTATAATATTGTCATGAATAAAAGGCAATGGAAAAGCTGCAGTATAGCTTTATGAATAGATGGAATAAATTTTTCCAGGAATGTGTCTGACACCATGCAGACAGTTGCATGCACTTTGTTCATGCATAAAAGCAAATTTATGTATAACATGACATACCTTCACTAATATAAATATCAGCCTG
This is a stretch of genomic DNA from Pararge aegeria chromosome 12, ilParAegt1.1, whole genome shotgun sequence. It encodes these proteins:
- the LOC120628259 gene encoding T-complex protein 1 subunit zeta; the encoded protein is MAAISLLNPKAEFARAAQALAVNMSAAKGIQDVMKTNLGPKGTMKMLVSGAGDIKITKDGNVLLHEMQIQHPTASLIARASTAQDDATGDGTTSTVLLIGELLKQADIYISEGLHPRIVTEGYDVARIKALEILETMKVPIDIKRENLLDVARTSLKTKVHPSLADVLTAACVDGVLAIRTPGKPVDLHMVELMEMQHKTATETSLIKGLVMDHGARHPDMPKRVENAYILTCNVSLEYEKTEVNSGFFYKSAEDREKLVAAERDFIDQRVKKIIALKKKLCDGTNKTFVVINQKGIDPLSLDAFAKEGMIALRRAKRRNMERLALACGGTAMNSVDDLTEELLGFAGVVYEHILGEEKYTFVEECKNPQSVTILIKGPNKYTLTQIKDAVRDGLRAINNAIEDKCVVPGAGAFEIKANIELQKYKDSVKGKARLGIQAYAEALLIIPKTLAVNSGYDAQDTIVKLQEESRLSPDPIGLDLSTGEAIKPADLGIYDNYIVKKQIINSCSVIASNLLLVDEIMRAGMSSLKG